A single Blastopirellula retiformator DNA region contains:
- the rsmA gene encoding 16S rRNA (adenine(1518)-N(6)/adenine(1519)-N(6))-dimethyltransferase RsmA yields the protein MPKFQNQTISFLTKRFREVGIRPVSRHGQNFLIDMNILDLIVRSADLGPQDVVLEIGTGTGSLTTRMAAEAGHVITVEIDEHLHTLASEELFEFDNVTMLQFDVLKNKNAFRPEVMETIKEKLAEIPGGRLKLSANLPYNVATPIISNLLRTEIIPYSMTATIQKEVAERIVAQPSTKDYGALSIWLQSQCRCEIVRILPPSVFWPRPKIESAIVNLVIDDELRGRIPDLEFFHTFSRAIFFHRRKFLRSVLMSAFKGRLEKEEVDEVIAENNLQPDARAEQFTPDEVLAMSEMFRQKLAAQGK from the coding sequence ATGCCCAAATTTCAGAATCAAACGATCTCCTTTCTGACCAAACGGTTCCGCGAAGTCGGCATTCGCCCGGTATCGCGCCATGGGCAGAACTTTCTGATCGACATGAACATTCTCGATCTGATCGTTCGCTCGGCCGATCTTGGCCCGCAAGACGTCGTGCTCGAAATCGGGACCGGCACCGGTTCGCTCACCACGCGGATGGCGGCCGAAGCGGGACATGTGATCACGGTCGAAATCGACGAGCACCTGCACACGCTGGCCTCGGAAGAGCTGTTTGAGTTCGACAACGTCACGATGCTGCAGTTTGACGTGCTGAAGAACAAAAACGCGTTTCGTCCCGAAGTGATGGAGACGATCAAAGAGAAGCTAGCCGAGATCCCTGGCGGGCGGCTGAAGCTGTCGGCCAACTTGCCGTACAACGTGGCGACGCCGATTATCTCGAACCTGCTGCGGACCGAGATCATCCCGTACTCGATGACCGCGACCATTCAAAAAGAAGTGGCCGAGCGGATCGTCGCCCAGCCGAGCACCAAGGACTATGGGGCGCTCAGCATCTGGCTGCAGTCGCAATGTCGCTGCGAGATCGTTCGCATCTTGCCGCCCAGCGTTTTCTGGCCCCGGCCGAAGATCGAGTCAGCGATTGTGAACCTGGTAATCGACGACGAGCTACGCGGGCGAATCCCCGATCTCGAATTCTTCCACACCTTCAGCCGGGCGATCTTCTTCCACCGCCGCAAGTTCCTCCGTAGCGTGCTGATGAGCGCGTTCAAAGGGCGGCTAGAGAAAGAAGAAGTGGATGAGGTGATCGCCGAGAACAACTTGCAGCCCGACGCCCGGGCCGAGCAGTTTACGCCGGACGAAGTGCTGGCGATGAGTGAGATGTTCCGGCAGAAGCTGGCGGCGCAGGGGAAATAA
- a CDS encoding riboflavin synthase: MFTGLVEALGSIVAITRQGPGVLLLVECGPVAEGAVIGDSVAINGACLTVIEISGSQLAFEAGEETLSKTNLGRLSAGDPVNLERALRAGDRLGGHYVTGHVDGVGQVDQRQDDAEWSKFWFRVPRELALQMASKGSVAVDGVSLTLVDVEDERFSVALIPHTLAVTTLGGRQVGDNVNIETDLLAKYVERQLRGGQLAS, translated from the coding sequence ATGTTTACCGGACTGGTCGAAGCCCTCGGCTCGATCGTCGCCATCACCCGTCAGGGGCCCGGCGTCCTGCTGCTGGTCGAATGCGGCCCGGTTGCCGAAGGCGCTGTGATTGGCGACAGCGTGGCGATCAACGGCGCCTGTTTGACCGTGATCGAGATCTCCGGCTCGCAGTTGGCGTTTGAGGCGGGCGAAGAAACCTTGAGTAAGACCAACCTCGGCCGGCTGTCGGCTGGCGATCCGGTCAACCTCGAGCGAGCCCTGCGTGCCGGCGACCGATTGGGGGGGCATTACGTCACCGGACATGTCGACGGGGTAGGGCAGGTCGACCAGCGGCAGGACGACGCCGAGTGGTCGAAGTTCTGGTTTCGCGTGCCGCGCGAACTGGCGCTGCAGATGGCCAGCAAAGGCTCGGTCGCGGTCGACGGGGTGAGCCTGACGCTGGTGGATGTGGAAGACGAGCGGTTCAGCGTCGCCCTGATTCCCCATACCCTGGCGGTTACGACTCTCGGCGGACGCCAAGTTGGCGACAACGTCAACATCGAGACCGACCTATTGGCCAAATATGTAGAACGGCAGCTCCGCGGCGGCCAACTCGCTTCCTAA
- a CDS encoding aminotransferase class I/II-fold pyridoxal phosphate-dependent enzyme, which produces MTTESAGSFSPPTSTVVDRLRYRAEHQGPHLAYTYLVDGEDEKIEMTYAELDQAARALAARLQAMNMAGERALLLFPPGLDFVVAFYACLYAGAVAVPAYPPRRNRNMVRIQAIADDAEAKIALTTSDVLDRVTPMLDETPHLKQIQWLATDGPLLADPDSWHMPRIGEKTLAFLQYTSGSTGTPKGVMLSHSNMMHNSALISYAFEHTRSVRAVFWLPMYHDMGLIGGVLQPMQIGHPTTLMSPMAFLQQPYRWLRAISKVQATISGGPNFAYELCVNKITPEQREKLDLSSWDLAFNGAEPIKPETIDRFVEAFEPCGFRREAFYPCYGMAEATLIISGGLKKSPPVILTVDGDVLDQGVAVDCDPDEAGARPIVGCGSCLPDQEILIVDPDTQTQQPGNKVGEIWISGPSVAKGYWRNEEDTERCFKAHLSDTKAGPYLRTGDLGFLKDGELFVTGRLKDLIIVRGVNRYPQDIEATVCASHEHLENSTAAAFSTEIAGKERLVIVVEAPRLRSNVYSEIISAIRKEVALEHEMAVDGVALIRRGSIPKTSSGKIQRHACRNHFMQNVLAIVDRWVSWDETQMLDEVRKVRLRRSQLESARADAEGLAVSDPELRDRTTKLVMEKIHAVAKERATNLDMNTDLLSLGLDSLERMEIIASIEDAYGVQFPDHILPTLKTCREVTEAVEIYLGGEPRAQAFVDDVPAEMYSFSALPEYRQVKQTADELEALGMPNPYFQTHDKATGGTTSIDGTEVVNFAGYNYLGLAQHPRVCEAAKAAIDQYGASVSASRLVSGERPIHAELEEAIAKWTGVDASVAMLGGHATNETTIGHLVRTGDLVLHDSLAHNSIIQGASLSGARRRPFPHNDWEELDQILQDIRRDYRRVLIVTEGVFGMEGDYPDLPRFVEIKRRHKAWLMVDEAHSVGTMGATGRGIAEHFKIAPTDVDIWMGTLSKALGSCGGYIAGSADLVEYLKYTAPGFVFSVGMPPASAAAALEALKILAEEPQRVSSLHRNAEFFLRVARQAGLDTGRSRQTPIVPVILGDSMMTMFVAQRLLLQGINVRPIIYPAVDESAARLRFFINSEHTEAQIRSTINILRQLCDEIRTEDSDFLNNGGANVRA; this is translated from the coding sequence GTGACAACCGAATCTGCTGGTTCGTTTTCCCCCCCAACATCCACCGTCGTTGATCGACTGCGGTACCGGGCGGAACATCAGGGCCCGCACCTCGCCTATACCTATCTGGTCGACGGGGAAGACGAGAAGATCGAAATGACCTACGCCGAGCTGGACCAAGCGGCTCGTGCGCTGGCGGCTCGACTGCAAGCGATGAACATGGCAGGCGAGCGTGCGCTGCTGCTGTTTCCGCCCGGTCTCGACTTTGTCGTGGCGTTTTACGCCTGCTTGTATGCCGGCGCGGTGGCGGTGCCTGCCTATCCGCCGCGGCGCAACCGCAACATGGTCCGGATCCAGGCGATCGCCGACGACGCCGAAGCGAAGATCGCGCTGACGACCAGCGACGTGCTCGACCGCGTCACGCCGATGCTGGACGAAACGCCCCACCTGAAGCAGATCCAGTGGCTAGCGACCGATGGACCGCTGCTGGCCGATCCCGATTCGTGGCACATGCCGCGGATCGGCGAGAAGACGCTCGCCTTCCTGCAGTACACCTCCGGCTCGACCGGAACGCCGAAAGGGGTCATGTTGTCGCACAGCAACATGATGCACAACTCGGCCCTCATTTCGTATGCGTTTGAGCATACCCGCAGCGTCCGGGCGGTCTTCTGGCTGCCGATGTACCACGACATGGGGCTGATCGGCGGCGTGCTGCAGCCGATGCAGATTGGTCACCCGACGACGCTGATGTCGCCGATGGCCTTCTTGCAGCAGCCGTATCGCTGGCTGCGGGCGATCTCGAAGGTGCAGGCGACGATCAGCGGTGGGCCGAATTTCGCCTACGAGCTGTGCGTGAACAAGATCACGCCGGAACAGCGCGAGAAGCTTGACCTTTCGAGCTGGGACTTGGCCTTCAATGGCGCCGAGCCGATCAAGCCGGAAACGATCGATCGCTTTGTCGAAGCGTTCGAGCCGTGCGGTTTCCGTCGCGAGGCGTTTTATCCCTGCTACGGCATGGCCGAAGCGACGCTGATCATCTCGGGCGGTTTGAAGAAGAGCCCGCCGGTCATTCTGACGGTCGATGGAGACGTGCTCGATCAAGGGGTCGCCGTCGACTGCGATCCGGACGAAGCCGGAGCCCGGCCGATTGTCGGCTGCGGAAGCTGCCTGCCGGACCAAGAGATATTAATCGTCGATCCCGATACCCAGACGCAACAGCCGGGCAACAAGGTGGGCGAGATCTGGATCTCTGGCCCGAGCGTCGCCAAAGGCTACTGGCGGAACGAAGAAGACACCGAGCGGTGCTTTAAAGCCCATCTTTCCGACACCAAAGCGGGTCCTTACCTGCGAACGGGCGACTTGGGCTTTTTGAAAGATGGCGAATTGTTCGTCACCGGCCGCCTAAAAGACCTGATCATCGTTCGCGGGGTCAATCGCTACCCGCAAGATATCGAAGCGACCGTCTGCGCGTCGCACGAACACCTGGAGAACTCGACGGCCGCCGCCTTCTCGACCGAGATTGCCGGCAAAGAGCGACTGGTCATCGTGGTCGAAGCGCCCCGTTTGCGGTCCAACGTTTACAGCGAAATCATCAGCGCGATCCGCAAGGAAGTGGCGCTGGAGCATGAGATGGCGGTCGACGGCGTGGCGCTGATTCGTCGCGGCTCGATCCCGAAGACCTCTAGCGGCAAGATTCAGCGGCATGCCTGCCGCAATCACTTCATGCAGAACGTGCTGGCGATCGTCGATCGTTGGGTCAGCTGGGACGAAACCCAGATGCTCGACGAAGTTCGCAAGGTGCGGCTGCGGCGCTCGCAATTGGAATCGGCTCGCGCCGACGCCGAAGGCTTGGCCGTTTCCGATCCGGAACTGCGAGATCGCACGACCAAGCTGGTCATGGAAAAAATCCACGCGGTCGCCAAAGAGCGGGCGACCAATCTGGATATGAACACCGACCTGTTATCGCTGGGCCTCGATTCGCTGGAACGGATGGAGATCATCGCGTCGATCGAAGACGCGTATGGCGTGCAGTTCCCCGATCACATCTTGCCGACCCTGAAGACCTGCCGCGAAGTGACCGAAGCGGTCGAGATTTATCTCGGCGGCGAGCCGCGAGCGCAAGCGTTCGTCGATGACGTGCCGGCCGAAATGTACAGCTTCTCGGCGCTGCCGGAATACCGCCAGGTGAAGCAAACCGCCGACGAACTGGAAGCGCTCGGCATGCCGAATCCGTACTTCCAGACGCACGACAAAGCGACCGGCGGCACGACCTCGATCGACGGGACCGAAGTGGTCAACTTCGCCGGCTATAACTATCTCGGCCTAGCGCAGCATCCCCGCGTCTGCGAGGCGGCCAAGGCGGCGATCGACCAGTATGGCGCCAGCGTTTCGGCCAGCCGCCTGGTCTCGGGGGAACGCCCGATCCATGCTGAGCTGGAAGAAGCGATCGCCAAATGGACCGGCGTCGACGCCTCTGTGGCGATGCTGGGCGGACATGCGACCAACGAGACGACGATCGGCCACCTGGTGCGTACCGGCGACCTGGTTTTGCACGATTCGCTAGCCCACAACAGCATCATCCAAGGCGCCAGTCTCAGCGGCGCCAGAAGACGTCCCTTCCCGCACAACGACTGGGAAGAGCTGGACCAGATTCTGCAAGACATCCGCCGCGATTACCGCCGTGTGCTAATCGTGACCGAAGGGGTGTTCGGCATGGAAGGGGATTACCCCGACTTGCCCCGATTTGTGGAAATCAAGCGTCGTCACAAGGCATGGTTGATGGTCGACGAGGCGCATTCGGTCGGCACGATGGGCGCCACGGGCCGCGGCATCGCCGAGCACTTCAAAATCGCACCGACCGACGTCGACATCTGGATGGGAACGCTTAGCAAGGCGCTGGGCAGCTGCGGCGGTTACATCGCCGGCAGCGCCGACCTGGTCGAGTACCTAAAGTACACGGCGCCTGGGTTTGTCTTTAGCGTCGGCATGCCGCCAGCCAGTGCGGCGGCGGCGCTAGAAGCGCTGAAGATCCTGGCCGAAGAGCCGCAGCGCGTCTCGTCCTTGCATCGTAACGCCGAGTTCTTCCTGCGGGTCGCCCGTCAGGCGGGTCTCGACACCGGCCGCAGCCGGCAAACGCCAATCGTGCCGGTGATCCTGGGAGACTCGATGATGACGATGTTCGTCGCCCAGCGGCTGCTGCTGCAGGGGATCAACGTCCGTCCGATCATCTATCCGGCGGTCGACGAGTCGGCGGCTCGCCTGCGGTTCTTCATTAACTCGGAACATACCGAGGCGCAGATTCGCAGCACCATCAACATCCTGCGACAGCTGTGCGATGAGATCCGCACCGAGGACTCCGACTTCTTAAACAACGGCGGCGCTAACGTGCGGGCGTAG
- a CDS encoding IS3 family transposase, with protein MSDRIAAAEQIVAEKVASVREVCDCLAIGRADFYKRRSLPIATKRQATANLTPLVIDIFWRHRRRYGTRRIVDELKDLGIPAARRTVANILKNQGLKAIQPKSFQPRTTDSRHCLGYSPNLLLEEFVLREINQLWVADITYVPLAEKRFAYLAMVMDRFSRRLIGWRFELSMTEDLVIGALRDAIRMRRPPPDLIHHSDRGGQYAGKRFRSLLRRASIRQSMSRAADCYDNAFMESCFGTIKTELEMTEYEDVGVGARELGEYFRYYNCDRKHSSLGYQTPVQFENNQPCRK; from the coding sequence TTGAGCGATCGGATCGCCGCGGCGGAACAGATCGTCGCCGAGAAGGTGGCGAGCGTACGCGAGGTTTGCGACTGCCTGGCGATTGGTCGCGCCGATTTTTACAAGCGGCGAAGCTTGCCCATTGCGACCAAGCGTCAGGCGACCGCCAACCTGACGCCGCTGGTGATCGACATTTTTTGGCGACATCGCAGACGCTATGGCACGCGAAGAATCGTCGACGAACTGAAGGATCTCGGCATTCCCGCGGCGCGTCGCACCGTGGCGAATATTCTGAAAAACCAGGGCTTAAAAGCGATTCAACCGAAATCATTCCAGCCGCGCACCACCGACAGTCGCCATTGTTTGGGCTACAGCCCGAACCTGTTGCTGGAAGAGTTTGTGCTGCGTGAAATAAATCAGCTGTGGGTCGCCGACATCACCTACGTGCCGCTCGCCGAAAAGCGTTTCGCTTACCTGGCGATGGTGATGGATCGTTTCTCGCGGCGATTAATCGGTTGGCGTTTTGAACTGTCGATGACGGAGGACTTGGTGATCGGAGCGTTAAGAGATGCGATCCGAATGCGGCGGCCGCCGCCTGACTTGATTCACCATAGCGATCGAGGAGGCCAGTACGCAGGGAAGCGGTTCCGATCGCTGCTGCGCCGCGCGTCGATTCGGCAAAGCATGAGCCGGGCCGCCGACTGCTACGACAACGCATTCATGGAATCTTGCTTCGGAACGATCAAGACGGAACTGGAAATGACCGAATACGAGGATGTGGGCGTTGGGGCGCGCGAGTTGGGAGAGTACTTTCGCTACTACAACTGCGACCGAAAGCACTCCAGCCTCGGCTACCAAACGCCAGTGCAATTCGAGAACAATCAGCCGTGCCGAAAATAA
- the eno gene encoding phosphopyruvate hydratase: MSFIVDIRGLQVLDSRGNPTVEVEVTLDDGAVGRAAVPSGASTGVHEANELRDGDKSVYVGKGVTKAVENVNTVLAEVLLGEDALNQTEIDRKMIELDGTANKSKLGANAILGVSLAVAKAAAQSSGLPLYRYLGGVGARMLPAPMMNILNGGSHADNNVDVQEFMVMPLGFDNFSDALRAGVEVFHSLKGVLKGKGLNTAVGDEGGFAPNLGSNIEALDLIMESIEKAGYKPGEQIFIALDCASSEYYNGETKKYTMDGKEFDSAAMVDFLADWAEKYPIVSIEDGCDEDDWEGWKLLTEKLGDKVQLVGDDLFVTNTERLARGIKEGIANSILIKVNQIGTLTETINAIAMAHNNGYTSISSHRSGETEDSFIADLAVALGCGQIKTGSASRSDRMAKYNQLLRIEAELGENAQYGGPIFPAMKNK; this comes from the coding sequence ATGAGCTTTATTGTTGACATTCGTGGCCTGCAAGTGCTCGACAGCCGCGGCAACCCGACGGTCGAAGTCGAAGTGACCCTGGATGATGGCGCCGTCGGCCGCGCCGCCGTGCCGAGCGGAGCCAGCACCGGCGTCCACGAAGCGAACGAACTGCGTGACGGCGACAAGAGCGTTTATGTCGGCAAGGGCGTCACCAAGGCGGTCGAAAACGTCAACACGGTCTTGGCCGAAGTGCTGCTGGGCGAAGACGCGCTGAACCAGACCGAAATCGATCGCAAGATGATCGAACTGGACGGCACGGCGAACAAGAGCAAGCTGGGCGCCAACGCCATCCTGGGCGTTTCGCTGGCCGTCGCCAAAGCCGCCGCGCAAAGCTCCGGCTTGCCGCTGTACCGCTACTTGGGCGGCGTCGGCGCTCGCATGTTGCCCGCCCCGATGATGAACATCCTCAATGGCGGCTCGCACGCCGACAACAACGTCGACGTTCAAGAGTTCATGGTCATGCCGCTCGGCTTTGACAACTTCAGCGACGCGTTGCGGGCCGGCGTCGAAGTCTTCCACAGCCTTAAGGGCGTGCTCAAGGGCAAAGGCCTGAACACCGCCGTCGGCGACGAAGGTGGTTTCGCTCCCAACCTGGGCAGCAACATCGAAGCCCTCGACCTGATCATGGAATCGATCGAGAAGGCTGGCTACAAGCCGGGCGAACAGATCTTCATCGCGCTCGACTGTGCATCGAGCGAGTACTACAACGGCGAAACCAAGAAGTACACGATGGACGGCAAAGAGTTCGACTCGGCCGCGATGGTCGACTTCCTGGCTGACTGGGCCGAGAAGTACCCGATCGTTTCGATCGAAGATGGCTGCGACGAAGACGACTGGGAAGGTTGGAAACTGCTGACCGAAAAGCTCGGCGACAAGGTCCAACTCGTTGGCGACGACCTGTTCGTCACCAACACCGAACGTCTGGCCCGCGGCATCAAAGAAGGGATCGCCAACAGCATCCTGATCAAGGTCAACCAGATCGGCACCTTGACCGAAACGATCAACGCGATCGCCATGGCGCACAACAACGGTTACACCAGCATCTCGAGCCATCGCAGCGGCGAAACCGAAGACTCGTTCATCGCCGACCTGGCGGTCGCCCTGGGCTGCGGTCAAATCAAGACCGGCTCGGCCTCGCGTAGCGATCGCATGGCGAAGTACAACCAACTGCTCCGCATCGAAGCCGAACTGGGCGAAAACGCCCAATACGGCGGCCCGATCTTCCCGGCGATGAAGAACAAGTAG